Below is a window of Penaeus vannamei isolate JL-2024 chromosome 34, ASM4276789v1, whole genome shotgun sequence DNA.
gaagctttttccccaggcgccaaagagcaaatccctcattttcttctattttcgattgacgaaaatggaagcttttcccccaggcgccaaagaggaattccctcattttcttccattttcgatagacgaaaatggaagctttttccccaggcgccaaagagcaaatccctcattttcttctattttcgattgacgaaaatggaagcttttcccccaggcgccaaagaggaattccctcattttcttccattttcgatAGACGAAAATAGAAgctttttcccccaggcgccaaagagcaaatccctcattttcttctattttcgattgacgaaaatggaagctttttcccccaggcgccaaagaggaaatccctcattttcttctattttcgatagacgaaaatggaagcttttcccccaggcgccaaagagcaattccctcattttcttccattttcgatagacgaaaatggaagcttttcccccaggcgccaaagaggaattccctcattttcttccattttcgatAGACGAAAATAGAAgctttttcccccaggcgccaaagagcaattccctcattttcttccattttcgatagacgaaaatggaagcttttcccccaggcgccaaagaggaattccctcattttcttccattttcgatagacgaaaatggaagcttttcccccaggcgccaaagagcaattccctcattttcttccattttcgatagacgaaaatggaagcttttcccccaggcgccaaagaggaattccctcattttcttccattttcgatagacgaaaatggaagcttttcccccaggcgccaaagagcaaatccctcattttcttccattttcgatagacgaaaatggaagcttttcccccaggcgccaaagagcaaatccctcattttcttctattttcgatagACCAAAATGGAAGCCTTTTTctccccaggcgccaaagagcaaatccctcatttcgctgaattatcatttttttcctccttgttcACTCGCCAAACAGAAAGGCAAACACGCAAACTAACGCTTTGTTCCTTTCCCCTCAAACGCCAAAGGTGAATCCCCTCTTTTCAGGCCATTTACGCttgacactgtgtgtgtgtgtgtgtgtgtgtgtgtgtgtgtgtgtgtgtgtgtgtgtgtgtgtgtgtgtgtgtgtgtgtgtgtgtgtgtgtgtgtgtgtgtgtgtgtgcatgtgtgtgtatgaaaaggtAAATGCATGAGCTctgacgtttttttgttttttttccaggcGTCAAAGATaaattccatttccccttcctttttgcgAGACGAAatagaaaggcagatatatatataatctaatgttTTGCTCTTTTCCCCTGAAATCCCCTGAATTCCCTTTTTTTCAGTCCATCTTTCGCTAGACAATATAGGAAGGAAAGCACATGCACGAatgttttaccttttttccctgacgccaatttttttcttcccattttcccctccttttcactaGACAATATAGGAAGACAAATACATGTGCTAACTTATtgctcttttttccccccaagaCGCTAAAAATGAATTCcaaatttcttctccttttcactgGGCAATATACAAAGGCAAATGCATAAGCTAACGTTttgctctttcccttttcccttctgttACACTAAACAAAATAGGTGAACACATCACCGAACGTTTTGCTCTTTTCCCCTAGACGCCAAAAATgaattccttcttcccctccttttcgctagacaaaatagaaagacaaactgATCAGTTAACGTTTTGCCCTTTTCCCCCAGACGCCAAAGATGACCTCCCTTCCGCCAAAGATGAATTCCCTTTTCCCCCAGACGCTAAAGAtgaattcccttttcccttctatcacactaaacaaaacaaaaaggcaaaCACATCAGCTAACGTTTTGCCCTTTTTCCCCCCAGACACCAGAGATGAGTTCCCTTTTCCCCCAGACGCCCAAAGaaaattccccttccccttctttttctctaacgtttttccccttttcccccagacGCCAAAAAAAtgaattccccttccccttcttttcctctaacgtttttccccttttcccccagacACCAGAGAtgagttccccttccccttctttttctctaacgtctttccccttttcccccagacACCAAAGATGAGTTCCCTTTTTCCCCCAGACGCCAAAAGaaaattccccttccccttctttttctctaacgtctttccctttttcccccagaCGCCAAAAAAAtgaattccccttccccttcttttcctctaacgtctttccccttttcccccagacACCAGAGATGAGTTCCCTCCCGTTGCTGGCGAAGATATGGATCGCCTTGGCCGTTTTGGGCGCCGCTTCCTCAGAGCTGGTGGAGCTCTCCTACACCTTCAACCTCGACGCCCCGACCTCGCCCAAACTCACGCCATTTTCCCATCGGATTGTGAGGAAGGGCGTGAACAAATATGGATTGTGGTAAGGTTGcgtgttgggggagggaaagagaggggattgggatgaggggagagagaaagagagaggagagagagagagagagagagagagagagagagagagagagagagagagagagagagagggggaggagagagagagagagagagagagagagagagagagagagagagagagagagagagagagagagagagagagagagagagagagagagagaaagagaaagagagagagagagacacacacacagagagagagagagagagagaaagagagaggagagagagagagagtaacagacagacagacagacagagcgagagagaaagaaaagagagaggtagagagagaaagtgagggagagagagagagagatagagactcagacagacagacagagagagcgggagagaaaaaataagaaacagagagagagaggggagagagagagagagagagagacagagagagagagagagagaaagagagagagagagagagagagagagagagagagagagagagaaagagagagagagagagagtgggggggagggagagaaagagagagaaagcgtgaaagagaaagaaagagagacagaaagagagagggatttacACAGTttcaagggaaaaaagagagagagaaagacaaggaacgaaagagagacaaagaggaaaagggaaaatcccccccccccccatttcacctATTATGGCTGGGAGGAGAATGGAGTGTTTATCTTTATGAAGGGATTTTTTGAAAATCTATTTTCCTATCCGTATATCTGTCCTTTCCACCATCACCATTTTTTAAATTGGCAAGTATTGATCACGAAACCGAAAAAATAACCAggtatttattatccttatccttatcaatattttgccccccccccccccccactcacattCCCCCTCTCCAATTTAATTTTATAGAaaagtatgaataaataataatgacttaAATTCAAGTATTTCCTTAGATTCTAggggtatgtaaaaaaaaaaaaaaaaaaaaaaaaattatgccatTTTTGTGATTTCATGTATTTAGTTATTGTCTGTCTTCGAGTGATTAGTGCCAGTACAGACACTGCTAACAACTGGTGAAAGTGCCACGCCTCAACCGGTCTGGATTTAAAggccggtttgttgaaattggtccggtgaatattcattatacggacatgcataaacAGAAAGAACTACATTTCTATCGGTCTAGACATGCATAATAacaggataaatagagagataaatgtatctCTACCAGGTAGACAAAATGCTTTTATTTCTGCGTAATGCATGTCCGTACATATGAATATCAatcgggtcgggcctcgcacagcaTCAACAAACTGCTAATCTTCCCTAAACTCAGCGGATTTCGACGCCTTAACTAATCCAAAACTAACctgacttgacctcccttcctcaggctcgaaatgacttgacctcccttcctcagggtcgaaatgacttgacctcccttcctcaggctcgaaatgacttgacctcccttcctcagggtcgaaatgacttgacctcccttcctcagggtcgaaatgacttgacctcccttcctcaggctcgaaatgacttgacctcccttccccagggtcgaaatgacttgacctcccttccccagggtcgaaatgacttgacctcccttcctcagggtcgaaatgacttgacctcccttcctcagggtcgaaatgacttgacctcccttcctcagggtcgaaatgacttgacctcccttcctcaggctcgaaatgacttgacctcccttcctcaggctcgaaatgacttgacctcccttcctcagggtcgaaatgacttgacctcccttccccagggtcgaaatgacttgacctcccttcctcagggtcgaaatgacttgacctcccttcctcAGGGTCGAAATGATTTGACCTCCCTTCCTCAGGCTCGAAATGACTTGACCTTCCTTCCTCAGGCTCGAaatgacttgacctcccttcctcaggctcgaaatgacttgacctcccttcctcagggtcgaagtgacttgacctcccttcctcAGGCTCGAAATGACTTGACATACCTTCCTCAGGCTCGAAATGACTTGACATCCCTTCCTCAGGGTCGAaatgacttgacctcccttcctcAGGGTCGAAATGACTTGACATCCCTTCCTCAGGCTCGAAATGACTTGACCTTCCTTCCTCAGGCTCGAaatgacttgacctcccttcctcAGGGTCGAAATGACTTGACCTTCCTTCCTCAGGGTCGAAGtgacttgacctcccttcctcAGGCTCGAAATGACTTGACCTTCCTTCCTCAGGGTCGAaatgacttgacctcccttcctcagggtcgaaatgacttgacctcccttcctcagggtcgaaatgacttgacctcccttcctcagggtcgaaatgacttgacctcccttcctcaggctcgaaatgacttgacctcccttcctcagggtcgaagtgacttgacctcccttcctcaggctcgaaatgacttgacctcccttcctcagggtcgaaatgacttgacctcccttcctcagggtcgaagtgacttgacctcccttcctcAGGCTCGAAATGACTTGACCTTCCTTCCTCAGGCTCGAaatgacttgacctcccttcctcagggtcgaaatgacttgacctcccttcctcagggtcgaaatgacttgacctcccttcctcaggctcgaaatgacttgacctcccttcctcagggtcgaaatgacttgacctcccttcctcaggctcgaaatgacttgacctcccttcctcaggctcgaaatgacttgacctcccttcctcagggtcgaagtgacttgacctcccttcctcAGGCTCGAAATGACTTGACATCCCTTCCTCAGGCTCGAaatgacttgacctcccttcctcagggtcgaaatgacttgacctcccttcctcaggctcgaaatgacttgacctcccttcctcaggctcgaaatgacttgacctcccttcctcagggtcgaaatgacttgacctcccttcctcagggtcgaaatgacttgacctcccttcctcAGGGTCGAAATGAACGACTTCAGCGCCAGCGAGCACTCCGGCACCCACATCGACGCCCCTGTCCACTTCTCCGAGCGCGGCTGGACGCTCGACTCCGTCCCCATCAGGAGGCTGTGGCGAGTTCCTGGTGAGTGggagcggtggaggaggaggaggaggaggaggaggaggagaaggaggatgaagaaaaagaagaagaagaagaaggcccaCGAAGCCTTTCGGGTTTCACTCGTTGACCGTTGAGAGTAAGGACCGCTGAGAGTAAGGACCGCTGAGAGTAAGGACCGCTGAGAGTAAGGACCGCTGAGAGTAAGGACCGTTGAGAGTAAGGACCGTTGAGAGTAAGGACCGTTGAGAGTAAGGACCGCTGAGAGTAAGGACCGCTGAGAGTAAGGACTGCTGAGAGTAAGGACCGTTGAGAGTAAGGACCGTTTCAGACGCGTCCGTCTTCGACGTCCAATGGGTTCGACTTGTGCTCTCTGCCGCTAACGCCGTCGCTCATTGAAAATGGGTTTCTTTCAGATACGATTCTTTTGGCGTCCGATGTGGAGTGGAGAAAGCCGCGTCGTGGTGGGAAGCGCGCAGTAGCCGTCCTATTGTCATATTTGAGGGGATGTTAGAAGGGATGGCAAGGTAAATGTGCAATAGTGGTGGGAAAGGCCCAGTAGCCGTCCTATTGTTATATTTGAGGGGATGTTAGAGAGGTAAATGGCAAGGTAAATGTGTAACTGGACAACATTTTCACGCCGTGGACAGGGAAGAAAAAACGACTCCCGTAGAAAAATGGTCACTCTGAAGCTATCATGGCTCTGAAAGGCGTTTTGATTTAAAGCTAAAGGTACAAGAATTACCAACCATCATTTGCTCTGGTCCTCAGAAGACACTGATAACTAACTGTAATATACCACCGACATACATCTAAAGGTGAAAAGGTCACATGGTACTGTTTATGCTAGTGTTGAGATGTGTCATGATGGAATATGTTGGTGGTAATCAAAATGTTAGTGACAGATAATTTATGTGGGTAATCACTCGCTGCAACTTACCAGACAGACAACATAAATACCCTTATATTACTGTCAACAGCTGCACATCTGCATAAATGTCTAGGTACTTATGGAATGGCTacttgcaaacaaacaaacaaacaaaaccagggCTTAATCCAGGTCTTATGAGATATGTCAGTCAAATATATTCAAATCAGACGCATTTTCCTTGGCGCTAAGAGTTTAAATGCTGTCTTTGAAATTACGAAACAACAGCACAACTAAATATGCTAATTATGCCAAAGGGTCAGGATATATTTGGTATATTCGGCATAAGTATGATGCATGATAGGATGCAGATAAGATGCAAAATCCTTGTtagtgccatcatcattatcaatatatattatgatcatcattatcattcttatcaaaatcattgttaatatgattataattatcattattatctggtattattattatcattatcattgttatcatcattattattgtcgtattactgtaatgatcataataattattatcgttattattgttaatattattattactgcttttaacattattattactatcattaatattataatcattatcattattattactatcattaatattataatcattatcattattattactatcattaatattataatcattatcattattattactatcattaatattataatcattatcattattattactatcattaatattataatcattatcattatcattactattagtagtagcagcagtagtatcattattattatcattatcactagtattagtattagtttattttccttttttttccttggtgAGATATTAAATTCATTTGATTGTATCCGGAAACACTTTTGCCCaaataaggaaaaatgaataTTTTTGCTTAAAAAGTGATGGTTGGCAACTCGACTGATGATGTATAATTCATAAGGGACTGATGTATAAAATTGTATGGAACTCCCTGTTGTCGTTCTGGAAAACTTATAAATTGTACATATTATATTGAAATGAGCTCGCATCATGTTCCCTCTATTGTGCTTTATAAAACAATATGTTTACAATATTCATACTATGTAAATTATTTATTAGGATGCTCAATGAATGATGTATCAGAATTATTCTTATAAAACAGAGAAACGTTTAGTTGGTTACGAGTTCATAtctgtgataaaaaaataatgaaacaacgaAATCAAATATGAATTCAAGTATGGCAAATGAATCATATATTactgtctgtttttcttatttttttttactgacataTACTATAGAGGTATGTGTAATAATCTCAGAAGTATTACGGCGTCACCACTGCTCTAAAAAAAGACAGATGCTGTTGTTTTTAGTCATGCGCAGAAAAGCCCGCGAACTTTGCCCAGCGCCATTTTGTTTGTGGGTTACAGCGGTTTACTAAATTGTGGTTGATAAGTTAATTTATCACGTTTAAAAGTCGGTGAGTCAGAATGTGATGAAATAACGTATACTAGCTGATATTTCTTATCTAGGCTTAGCACAACAAAGGAATATCACGGTATCAAACTACTAGATGACTTCTAACATATGGTTAAGTTCTGGTTCTGCAGTTATTTGCAAGGAAAACAAAAACGTCACTAATGTAAGAGTTCAAAGAAAACTTTTTCAAGCTCCAACTCTcttttttgcttcctttcttttttattttatctaatcatttatttTGGGTACGTAATCCACAGCAGCAGTACCCGTCATCTTCCATTACCTTGAGTACGATTGATATTACCATCAAATCGGCGGCATTGGGATCTTTGTCAAAAATAAAAGTTCTGtacaatcttttctctctctctctctttctctctctctctctctctctctctctctctctctctctctctctctctctctctctctctctctctctctctctctctctctctctctctctctctctctctctctctctttctctctctctctctctctctttcctgtttttgAGATTAGTGGTTTTCACGGAACCAACTTCAAGATTCATTAGCAGAGTAGAAGTGCACATTTGTTTACTGCTGTACTTGGTACCTTGTGGCATGCTAAGTATAACAATTCTACAATTACCAAGATATATGATATTTCTTAGATATATTCATAACGTTTTaacttattattacttatttacgaATGCTGTTGGCAGCCGACCGGAAGCTCTAGCACCTGTTATATTGGCTGTGTACATTATTATGAAtgctattatacatatatatatatatatatatatatatatatatatatatatatatacatacatatatacatatatatgtatatatatatatatatatatatatatatatatatatatatatacatatatacacacacacacacacacacacacatacacacacacacacacacacatatatatatatatatatatatatatatatatatatatatatatatatatatacatatatacatatatatatatacatatatatacatatatatatatacatatatacacatatatatacatatatatatatacatatatatacatgtatacatatatacatatatatatatatatatatatatatatatatatatatatatatacatatacacacacacacacacacacacacacacacacacacacacacatatatatatatatatatacatatatatatatacatatatatacatatatatatatatatatatatatatatatatatatatatatccacatctctctctctctccctctcttcctccctccatcccctccttccctccctccctccccccctctcactctctctctctctctttctctctatctccctccttctctctctctctctctctctctctttttctctttctctctatctctctccctccctccctccctccctctctctctctctctctctctctctctctctctctctctctctctctctctctctctctctctctatcccttcctctctctctctctctctctctctctctctctctctctctctctctctctctctccctccctccctcacactctctctctctctccctccttctttctctctctctctcgcttcaagCCCCTCATGTCAATGACATAAAGACGCGGCTCAGCCTGTCCCTCGAGACAGCGCCTCCCTCAGCCTCGTGCCCTCGTGTCTGACCCCGTGCCTTGTCCTCTGCAGCCGTACTGATCGACGTGACTCACCACGTTCAGAATTCCGGTGTAAAGAACTACGAGATAAAAGTGCGGGACCTCGAAATGTGGGAGGCCCAGTACGGCATACTCCCCGATGGCTGCATCGTGCTCTTTATGACCGGTTGGGGCTCGAAAGTCCGCAACCTGAGGGAGTATTCGGGCCTGGATCGACACAACAAGATCAACTTTCCAGGTGAGGATCTGCGCAGCGGAGACAAGCTCAACTTTCCAGGTGAGGGTTTGGACCCTCTGAGGAGCAGGCAGAACTATCTGGGTGCGGGGCTGGAACACCAAATCAAACTCAACTTCCCAGGTGAGGGTTAGCGTGGCTGGGGTGGctcttgtggggggagggggagggggtgtgggctgAGTGACGTGTGGctgcgggcggggagggggagggggcgcgggtgtgcttgtgtgtctgtggaacaggaagggtggggagaatggtaagggagtaaaggagagataTAGTGAAAGACAGAGTGttcgattgagagagagagagagagagagagagagagagagagagagagagagagagagagagagaagaaagtgagagagactaagaaaaccACTGGGTGTgcccatgtatatgtgtgtgcgcatgtgtgcgtgtgcttatttgTGAAAGTGAGTAAAAGTTCTGATTAAGGTTGATAACCCTCAACCTCTTTTAGGGAGCTATTCTTGCCCTCTTCCTCTGCCACGCACGTGCAGTTCGTGCTATGGTGCGTGCACGGCCTGTCCTCCAGAgcgactccttcctccttcctaacaACTGTATATGTACACGTCAAAGTATATTTGCTCAGAGAAATGAGTGACGTGTGGCCTAACCATGTTGGCTTGCGCTAGATCCCTGAAACTCCAAAAAGATATTGACCTTTCTTTTAATTAAGAATGCCTTGATGATATGTAGAAACTAAttcccacagaaaaaaaatatatctatccatacacactccgattaatgattttatgattcttatctttttattttttgacagAACTGAAGGCGGTGTGTAAATATTTTGGCTATTTTTTTGCAAATGTAAGGACatactttacaaaaaaaaacaaaaaaacatgatctTCCAAAGCCATTTCCATAGAGCTAATTCATGTATTTCCAGaccaagaggaagaatgagggagagaaggatggatagaaaaTAAATCCTTGCTTTAGAAAtggtacattaaaaaaaaaatgcataaacataaattAGACTGAGATATATAATGCTGATATTGGATTTAAGGAAAGATCAGAGAGTGACGTTTCTGATTATGCTACAGGTCGAGAAAGCATTGCTAAGGAAGAGGAACTCGGTTACGTAATACTAAACGGGAGATGATGGAAATAACCTGAATCCATATTTTCTTTGCAATCATGATTTTCCTAGATTAAGCATTGATCAATGCAACTTACATTACTTACATCATTTACCTTGTACTCAGGCTCATTCTCTACGTAAATTCACTATGGCTACTATGAATTCAAGCCAGAGTTGTTTATAAAGTATTTTTTGGCTTAAAGTCTTCAATATATACGGAGATAGTCCAAATATTTGCCaacaaaggtatgaatgagaatattgtCGTAAGTTGCCATATACATCTCTCACCCATATCTTTTTCACAATTCACAAATACGCCCGTTTCCTTTCACAAAgcatttaaaattttattttccaGTGGCCAACAGCACGTGTGTATTTTGATGTCTTCTCCCCTGGCTATGAACTCTCCATGCATGCTGTTAAGAACAACAAGAACTCTCTTTCAGCAACTCCCGCATGTGTCTGTGCCTTGATCACTAACAATAACCGGATAACAATCGTCTTCCTTTAAATAGTCATGTGAACAACCGTTTGCGTTGGGGACTTGGTTTTCAGGAGAGCAGTTGTCGCAGTTCCACACCAACGAGCTCTCGAGGACACGACTGCACCATAGATCACATTGACActgtctccctttctgcctctctccctcacacacataagAATCAGCCATGACACGTGTTCAAATGTCAGATATTAAATTTATCGATTCGTGATATGGGCTATTATCATGGGGGCTTGAATTAAAGTTCTTTATTTTTCGATAAATTTTGATAATGGATTTGATGAAATAGGGATGTTGTTCGAGAGTAAAAGCACACGTAGTTATGTTCTTCTGATGAAATGGGATTCTCCTGAATCATTTGGTTTGTTTGTACCATCTTACGTCATGTTTTATATCATACTggtttgatatgtatgtatgtttgcgtgtttatagatagatagatatataagatatatatatagatagacagccatTTATAGATATAgctacatgcacacaaatacaagtA
It encodes the following:
- the LOC113828605 gene encoding isatin hydrolase isoform X1, producing the protein MTPEMSSLPLLAKIWIALAVLGAASSELVELSYTFNLDAPTSPKLTPFSHRIVRKGVNKYGLWVEMNDFSASEHSGTHIDAPVHFSERGWTLDSVPIRRLWRVPAVLIDVTHHVQNSGVKNYEIKVRDLEMWEAQYGILPDGCIVLFMTGWGSKVRNLREYSGLDRHNKINFPGEDLRSGDKLNFPGEGLDPLRSRQNYLGAGLEHQIKLNFPGLSKGAAEWLANHASRYHQRWGVIGVGIDTLSLDVGQSVRYPAHVALFANNIYGIENLANLDRLPPTGFYVTVMPIRIGGGSGAPARVLAEVNEPYPPGRFSHSPGPVAPSLALLMPALLLLALRMRGHITA
- the LOC113828605 gene encoding isatin hydrolase isoform X2, which gives rise to MTPEMSSLPLLAKIWIALAVLGAASSELVELSYTFNLDAPTSPKLTPFSHRIVRKGVNKYGLWVEMNDFSASEHSGTHIDAPVHFSERGWTLDSVPIRRLWRVPAVLIDVTHHVQNSGVKNYEIKVRDLEMWEAQYGILPDGCIVLFMTGWGSKVRNLREYSGLDRHNKINFPGLSKGAAEWLANHASRYHQRWGVIGVGIDTLSLDVGQSVRYPAHVALFANNIYGIENLANLDRLPPTGFYVTVMPIRIGGGSGAPARVLAEVNEPYPPGRFSHSPGPVAPSLALLMPALLLLALRMRGHITA